The uncultured Cohaesibacter sp. genome window below encodes:
- the pdxY gene encoding pyridoxal kinase PdxY, translating to MKGVLSIQSHVTYGHAGNSAAVFPVQRMGLEVWPIHTVHFSNHTQYHQGWTGKAASADAIGEVFEGLEKIGVTSHIQAITTGYLGDASHCDVIARIVKSVKAANPDCLYLCDPVMGSPEKGCIVSDGIAESLIGTLMPMADILVPNQFELTQFTGQAIHSLEDAIVACRKAQALGPKLVLAKHLHGVEGDDFSMVMAAGETCYLAQRPHLKFDREPVGVGDMISATFLAGILTGSSAPEALEHCNNAVYGVLEETSASGEWELQLIAAQKQFETPSHQFKIALL from the coding sequence ATGAAAGGTGTTCTTTCCATTCAATCCCATGTCACCTACGGGCACGCGGGCAACAGCGCGGCGGTCTTTCCCGTGCAGCGCATGGGGCTGGAAGTCTGGCCCATTCACACGGTGCATTTTTCAAACCACACCCAGTATCATCAGGGCTGGACCGGCAAGGCCGCGTCGGCCGATGCCATTGGCGAAGTTTTCGAAGGCCTCGAAAAAATCGGCGTCACCAGTCATATTCAGGCGATCACCACCGGCTATCTGGGAGATGCCTCGCACTGCGACGTGATCGCCCGGATCGTCAAAAGCGTCAAGGCCGCTAATCCGGATTGCCTCTATCTGTGCGACCCGGTGATGGGCAGCCCCGAGAAGGGCTGCATTGTCAGCGACGGGATTGCCGAAAGCCTCATTGGGACCCTGATGCCGATGGCCGACATACTGGTGCCGAACCAGTTCGAGCTGACCCAGTTCACCGGGCAGGCCATTCACAGCCTTGAAGACGCGATTGTGGCTTGCAGGAAGGCGCAGGCACTGGGACCGAAGCTGGTTCTGGCCAAGCATTTGCACGGCGTCGAAGGCGATGACTTCTCGATGGTGATGGCCGCAGGCGAGACCTGTTATCTGGCGCAACGCCCACACCTCAAATTCGATCGGGAGCCGGTCGGTGTTGGCGACATGATCTCGGCAACTTTCCTTGCCGGGATTCTGACCGGCTCATCGGCTCCCGAGGCGCTTGAGCATTGCAACAATGCTGTCTATGGCGTTCTGGAAGAAACGTCCGCCTCCGGTGAATGGGAATTGCAGCTGATTGCAGCGCAGAAGCAATTCGAGACCCCGAGCCACCAGTTCAAGATCGCCCTGCTCTGA
- a CDS encoding alpha/beta hydrolase translates to MADNYSDIPFKNQNFMLTVPDDEQDPEGEGVYAGDLDIIANTYRSIVDQNAFEEMIASWNRRLADIENKEFKAPISGTLQSQILEARRTMETLDIPAENDSLNRAIRDVPGPAVVIAPNGRVVMTNETGTRAFGRSQGMWFDSEVIDSRSSEDFEALRRSANTQGNRSEAILRIVPGDKAIAPFVAEGYIEEVAGQKKSYIILRSIEIEWTEKATNRLLTAFGLSQAEAEVARLFFVHRSLQKICDERGVSMHTVRYQMKTILSKVEAPTQADLIRLLAMIASRAAMNRQGQASAWQDPLGREERVTLPDGRVVAWTWMGAPDGVPALVLRGFAMGFLLPPEAERRLQQAGIKLYALSRPGYGNSSLHADLSAIDDNLIALKTLLAHRMEGKPCVAIGLSNAIVPLLALQQSNPQSFGALIALGYTGIMDRTGAARLPLIQRTMYRMAAQAPWILEVMAKSGHRMMQQYGVDWYLERAYKGRSRDMATYADPDIVPLMREACAHLLMQGHMAFVRDLQIAHEPVDDAFDTLTIPFLWLASTEDGVYNEESFFALEKRNDHITVEPVPESGELIYYQKTDLIVDRLIEAVNGVRYGRGGEMG, encoded by the coding sequence TTGGCAGACAACTATTCCGATATTCCGTTCAAGAACCAGAATTTCATGCTCACTGTGCCGGACGACGAACAGGACCCGGAGGGCGAGGGTGTCTATGCTGGCGACCTCGACATCATCGCCAATACCTATCGCTCGATCGTCGACCAGAACGCCTTTGAAGAAATGATTGCCAGCTGGAACCGGCGTCTGGCGGATATCGAGAACAAGGAGTTCAAGGCCCCGATCTCCGGTACCCTTCAATCCCAGATTCTCGAAGCGCGGCGAACTATGGAAACCCTCGACATCCCAGCCGAGAATGACAGCCTCAACCGCGCCATCCGCGATGTACCCGGGCCGGCGGTGGTCATCGCTCCCAACGGACGAGTCGTCATGACCAACGAGACCGGAACAAGGGCGTTCGGTCGCAGTCAGGGCATGTGGTTCGATTCCGAGGTCATCGACAGCCGCTCCTCGGAGGATTTCGAGGCACTGCGCCGCTCCGCCAACACCCAGGGCAACCGCTCGGAGGCGATCCTGCGCATCGTGCCGGGCGACAAGGCCATCGCGCCTTTCGTGGCGGAAGGCTATATCGAGGAGGTGGCCGGGCAGAAGAAATCCTACATCATCCTCAGGTCCATCGAGATCGAGTGGACCGAAAAGGCGACCAACCGACTGCTCACGGCCTTCGGTCTTAGTCAGGCCGAAGCGGAGGTCGCACGTCTGTTCTTTGTGCATCGGTCCTTGCAGAAAATCTGTGACGAGCGGGGCGTTTCGATGCATACGGTGCGCTATCAGATGAAGACCATCCTGTCCAAGGTGGAAGCGCCGACACAGGCGGATCTCATCCGACTGCTGGCCATGATCGCCAGCCGCGCCGCCATGAACCGTCAGGGGCAGGCCTCCGCCTGGCAGGATCCTCTGGGGCGGGAAGAGCGCGTGACCTTGCCCGATGGGCGTGTGGTGGCCTGGACATGGATGGGCGCTCCGGATGGTGTTCCGGCGCTGGTGCTGCGCGGCTTTGCCATGGGCTTTCTTTTGCCGCCCGAGGCTGAACGGCGGCTGCAACAGGCAGGCATCAAACTCTATGCCCTGTCCCGCCCTGGCTACGGCAACTCGTCCCTGCATGCGGATCTGTCGGCGATCGATGACAATCTCATCGCCCTCAAGACCCTCCTTGCACACCGGATGGAAGGCAAGCCATGTGTTGCTATCGGGCTTTCCAATGCTATCGTGCCGCTGCTGGCGCTGCAACAGAGCAACCCCCAGAGCTTTGGTGCCCTGATTGCCCTTGGCTACACCGGGATCATGGATCGCACCGGGGCGGCCCGTCTGCCACTTATTCAGCGCACCATGTATCGCATGGCTGCTCAGGCGCCATGGATTCTTGAGGTCATGGCCAAGTCGGGCCACCGCATGATGCAGCAATATGGCGTCGACTGGTATCTCGAGCGCGCCTACAAGGGCCGAAGCCGCGACATGGCGACCTATGCCGATCCCGATATTGTGCCCCTCATGCGCGAAGCCTGCGCCCATCTGCTGATGCAGGGCCACATGGCCTTTGTCCGCGATCTGCAGATTGCCCATGAGCCGGTTGATGATGCCTTCGATACACTGACCATCCCCTTCCTGTGGCTGGCCTCTACAGAGGATGGCGTCTACAATGAAGAAAGCTTTTTCGCTCTCGAAAAGCGCAATGACCACATAACGGTGGAGCCCGTGCCGGAGAGTGGCGAGCTGATCTACTATCAGAAGACGGATCTTATCGTCGATCGCCTGATCGAAGCGGTAAACGGCGTCCGCTATGGCCGTGGCGGTGAGATGGGCTGA